In Pseudonocardia sp. EC080619-01, the following proteins share a genomic window:
- a CDS encoding MCE family protein, whose translation MPILTRRRFEEMNLLKIGVIAIVIAVVATGTALNSGFLYRQLTSGSYSAQFSEAAGLKSGDEVRLAGVVVGKVDSVGLAGKAVDVSFTVFDGSTLGETTGASIKTATVLGAKFLEVLPSGPGELSNGAQIPLERTSSPYDVQQLLDTLTRKTEELDVGRVADSFNTVADTFADTPPELRSALEGVGRLSQTIGSRDAELQQLLTRTASVSGVLADRSADITTLVSDGNLLLEELRARRDVIRSLLLNVTGAVQQLEGLVQDNQEQLRPMLEELEKTLDLLRANDKNLAAAITGLDTYAGSLGEAISSGPWFFALVPNLAPTNLAQQNLPSVLDQLTPVSPALPGTQGTPQGDEN comes from the coding sequence ATGCCAATTCTGACCCGCCGCCGCTTTGAGGAGATGAATCTCCTCAAGATCGGAGTCATCGCGATCGTGATCGCGGTGGTCGCGACCGGTACCGCGCTGAACTCCGGATTCCTGTACCGCCAGCTGACGTCGGGTTCGTACTCGGCGCAGTTCTCCGAGGCCGCCGGCCTCAAATCCGGCGACGAGGTGCGCCTCGCTGGCGTCGTCGTCGGAAAGGTCGATTCGGTCGGACTCGCAGGCAAGGCCGTCGACGTCTCGTTCACCGTGTTCGATGGGAGCACTCTCGGGGAGACGACGGGGGCGTCGATCAAGACAGCGACAGTCCTCGGAGCGAAGTTCCTGGAGGTTCTTCCTTCCGGTCCCGGAGAGCTGTCGAACGGAGCGCAGATTCCACTGGAGCGCACTTCGTCGCCTTACGACGTCCAGCAGCTGCTCGACACTCTGACTCGTAAGACCGAGGAACTCGACGTGGGTAGGGTCGCCGATTCGTTCAATACGGTCGCCGACACGTTCGCCGATACTCCGCCGGAGCTCCGGTCGGCACTCGAGGGTGTCGGCCGGCTGTCGCAGACCATCGGCTCCCGCGATGCGGAGCTGCAGCAGCTTCTTACCCGTACCGCGAGCGTGTCGGGCGTGCTGGCCGACCGGAGTGCCGACATCACCACGCTCGTCTCAGACGGGAACCTGTTGCTGGAGGAACTCCGCGCGCGGCGCGATGTGATCCGGTCGCTGCTGCTGAACGTGACCGGAGCAGTCCAGCAGCTCGAAGGCCTCGTTCAGGACAACCAGGAACAGCTGCGTCCCATGCTCGAGGAGCTGGAGAAGACTCTCGACCTTCTCCGTGCCAATGACAAGAACCTCGCTGCGGCCATCACCGGACTCGACACCTACGCCGGCAGTCTCGGCGAGGCGATCTCCAGCGGGCCGTGGTTCTTCGCGCTCGTGCCGAACCTTGCCCCGACCAACCTTGCGCAGCAGAACTTGCCTTCGGTGCTCGACCAGCTCACGCCGGTGTCACCGGCGCTGCCGGGAACCCAGGGCACTCCGCAGGGGGATGAGAACTGA
- a CDS encoding MCE family protein codes for MAASTRYRAVLLVVVVLVAAGAAAWALLGSGTRTVTAYFDQTVNLYPRDEVRVLGVQVGSVESVEPRPDSVKVVMTYDADVALPADATAAIISPTLVGVRYVQVGPPYDSGPQLADDAEIPRDRTVAPVEFDRIKTEVAGLAEALAPKSAETEGALNRLLDTTSANLQGQGPMIRDTIKKLSDAAATLANGREDLFATVRNLQTFVTALKDADAQVQRFQSQLADVSGILADNRDALANVLESLDRVAPLVQQFVAENRDALTEDLRKADDVVRNVSQNRQALADVLQKAPFLASNFANFIDEKTGAVTANVAVTNLRSPSAFVCDAAAAVAPSGEADPSAAYACRAGLGPLLDLARVDSPPVGVNPLQYGDPSQPALPSLPPLGGN; via the coding sequence ATGGCTGCTTCCACCCGCTACCGCGCGGTACTGCTCGTCGTGGTCGTGTTGGTCGCGGCCGGTGCCGCGGCGTGGGCCTTGCTCGGCTCCGGGACACGGACGGTGACCGCCTACTTCGACCAGACCGTCAACCTCTACCCGCGTGACGAGGTGCGAGTACTCGGAGTCCAGGTGGGGTCGGTCGAGTCGGTCGAGCCGAGGCCGGACTCGGTCAAGGTGGTCATGACCTACGACGCCGACGTCGCCCTGCCGGCTGACGCCACTGCGGCGATCATCTCGCCGACGCTGGTCGGGGTCCGCTACGTTCAGGTCGGACCGCCCTATGACAGCGGCCCGCAGCTGGCCGACGACGCCGAGATTCCCCGTGACCGTACGGTCGCGCCGGTCGAGTTCGACCGGATCAAGACCGAGGTCGCCGGGCTCGCCGAGGCGTTGGCGCCGAAGTCTGCGGAGACTGAGGGGGCACTCAACCGACTTCTCGACACGACGTCGGCGAACCTGCAGGGGCAGGGCCCGATGATCCGGGACACGATCAAGAAGCTGTCGGATGCCGCCGCGACACTGGCCAACGGCCGCGAGGACCTGTTCGCCACCGTTCGCAATCTGCAGACGTTCGTGACAGCACTCAAGGACGCAGACGCCCAGGTCCAGCGCTTCCAGAGTCAGCTCGCCGACGTGTCCGGGATCCTTGCCGACAATCGGGACGCGCTGGCCAATGTGCTCGAGAGCCTGGACAGGGTGGCCCCGCTGGTGCAGCAGTTCGTCGCCGAGAACCGTGATGCCTTGACCGAGGACCTGCGCAAGGCCGACGACGTGGTCCGCAACGTCTCGCAGAACCGTCAGGCGTTGGCCGACGTGCTGCAGAAGGCGCCGTTCCTGGCGTCGAACTTCGCCAACTTCATCGACGAGAAGACCGGCGCGGTCACGGCCAACGTCGCGGTGACCAACCTGCGCAGCCCGTCGGCGTTCGTCTGCGACGCAGCAGCGGCGGTCGCCCCGTCCGGCGAGGCCGACCCGTCGGCCGCGTATGCCTGCCGTGCCGGACTGGGACCGCTGCTCGATCTGGCTCGTGTCGATTCACCGCCGGTCGGGGTCAACCCGCTGCAGTACGGCGATCCCTCGCAGCCTGCGCTTCCGTCGCTCCCCCCGCTCGGAGGTAACTGA